The Camelina sativa cultivar DH55 chromosome 14, Cs, whole genome shotgun sequence genome includes a window with the following:
- the LOC104741661 gene encoding putative glycerol-3-phosphate transporter 3 yields MASWTSSEFLYEEVKPPGIHFLERFKRSGKLSFKQYQGMVFVLTFIAYIAFHATRKPNSIVKGTLSEQPTGHLKGAENGGWAPFDGPDGTALLGQIDLAFLSVYAVGMFVAGHLGDRLDLRTFLTIGMVGTGVCTAMFGFAFWANIHSFYYFLAIQTLAGWFQSIGWPCVVAVLGNWFDKKRRGVIMGIWSAHTSIGNIIGSLIATGLLKFGWGWSFVGPALLITFLGFVVYLFLPVNPPAVEAERDGTEVDSTMRLGDTITESFLSSRMSTTGFDRRAVGFLAAWKIPGVAPFAFCLFFTKLVSYTFLYWLPFYVSQTEIGGEHLSQETSGNLSTLFDVGGVVGGILAGYFSDQLDGRAITAGGFIYLTIPALFLYRIYGHVSMTVNIILMFIAGLFVNGPYALITTAVAADLGTHKSLKGNARALATVTAIIDGTGSVGAAIGPVLTGYIAAVSWDAVFYMLMTAALISGLLLTTLIIGEVKTLLYGSSEEDEVDAASASRPPIDVLI; encoded by the coding sequence ATGGCGTCGTGGACTTCATCTGAGTTCCTCTATGAAGAAGTAAAACCACCGGGTATTCATTTCCTAGAACGTTTCAAGCGTTCAGGCAAACTCTCTTTCAAGCAATACCAAGGGATGGTTTTTGTCTTGACCTTCATCGCCTATATTGCCTTCCACGCAACACGAAAGCCCAACAGCATTGTCAAAGGAACACTCTCTGAACAACCAACCGGACATTTGAAGGGGGCAGAGAATGGTGGATGGGCTCCTTTCGATGGTCCAGATGGAACTGCGTTGCTTGGACAAATCGATTTGGCTTTCCTCTCTGTTTATGCCGTTGGAATGTTTGTGGCCGGTCATTTGGGTGATCGTTTGGACCTCAGGACGTTTCTAACAATAGGTATGGTCGGGACAGGAGTGTGTACCGCCATGTTTGGATTCGCTTTCTGGGCAAATATCCATAGCTTCTACTACTTCCTTGCGATACAGACATTAGCAGGGTGGTTTCAGTCTATTGGATGGCCTTGCGTGGTGGCAGTTTTGGGGAACTGGTTTgataagaagaggagaggtGTAATTATGGGTATATGGAGTGCTCATACATCAATTGGGAACATCATTGGGTCTTTAATAGCTACAGGGCTTTTAAAATTCGGTTGGGGATGGTCTTTTGTTGGTCCGGCTTTGCTCATTACGTTTCTTGGCTTTGTGGTTTACCTATTCTTGCCTGTGAACCCTCCTGCTGTTGAAGCTGAGAGAGATGGTACTGAAGTTGATTCCACAATGAGACTCGGTGACACCATCACTGAGAGTTTCTTAAGCTCTAGGATGAGTACTACTGGATTCGATAGAAGAGCCGTCGGGTTCTTAGCCGCTTGGAAAATCCCCGGTGTTGCTCCTTTCGCCTTCtgtctcttcttcaccaaattggtCTCTTACACTTTCCTCTATTGGCTTCCTTTCTATGTAAGCCAGACTGAGATAGGAGGAGAACATTTGTCACAAGAGACATCAGGAAACTTATCGACACTCTTCGATGTTGGAGGCGTTGTTGGAGGAATCTTAGCTGGATATTTCTCTGATCAGCTCGACGGGAGAGCAATTACAGCCGGAGGATTCATTTACTTAACTATCCCAGCTCTGTTCCTCTATAGAATCTATGGTCATGTCTCAATGACAGTCAATATCATCCTCATGTTCATAGCTGGATTATTTGTTAATGGACCTTACGCTCTCATCACAACCGCGGTTGCAGCTGATCTCGGTACTCACAAATCGCTTAAAGGAAATGCAAGGGCTTTGGCTACAGTAACTGCTATTATAGATGGAACAGGGTCAGTTGGTGCAGCGATTGGACCAGTTCTTACAGGTTACATCGCTGCGGTTAGCTGGGATGCTGTGTTTTACATGTTGATGACTGCGGCTTTGATCTCTGGATTGTTGCTCACTACCCTTATTATAGGAGAAGTGAAAACTTTGTTGTATGGATCATCTGAGGAAGATGAAGTTGATGCTGCTTCTGCCTCAAGACCTCCCATTGATGTCCTCATATGA
- the LOC104741662 gene encoding probable receptor-like protein kinase At1g30570 — MSKLRKKILELVICVLIVFTCVVGYGEAQSKSFLVDCGSNTTTEVDGRTWVGDLSPNKSLTLQGFDPTTTTTTAASTSKPSSEIYKTALVFEAVLNYTFEGITHGNYFVRLHFSPFAIENHNVNESSFSVYADGLRLMRDINIPGEIAHKNLILQSSSHNATASSLVKEFLLPIGQGKLVLSFLPQKGSFGFVNAIEIVPVDDKLFKESVTKVGGSEVELGLGGRGIETMYRLNVGGPKLGPSQDLKLYRTWETDSSYMVIENAGVDVTNSSNITYAFPNESPVAPLLVYETARTMTNTEVLEKRFNISWKFEVDPNFDYLVRLHFCELVVDKQNQRIFRIYINNQTAAGNFDIFAHAGGKNKGIYQDYFDPVSSKNDILWIQLGPDTSVGASGTDALLSGLEIFKLSKNGNLAHLIRFDSTGHSVDDSKMRTIWISVGAGVATIIFVMFLGILVVCFCKKRRNKANESKNNPPGWRPLFLHVNNSTANAKATGGSLRLNTLAASTMGRKFTLAEIRAATKNFDDGLAIGVGGFGKVYRGELEDGTLIAIKRATPHSQQGLAEFETEIVMLSRLRHRHLVSLIGFCDEHNEMILVYEYMANGTLRSHLFGSNLPPLSWKQRLEACIGSARGLHYLHTGSERGIIHRDVKTTNILLDENFVAKMSDFGLSKAGPSMDHTHVSTAVKGSFGYLDPEYFRRQQLTEKSDVYSFGVVLFEAVCARAVINPTLPKDQINLAEWALSWQKQRSLESIIDPNLRGIYSPESLEKYGEIAEKCLADEGKNRPMMGEVLWSLEYVLQLHEAWLRKQNGENSFSSTKL, encoded by the coding sequence ATGTCGAAGCTAAGGAAAAAAATTCTGGAACTTGTTATATGTGTGTTGATAGTCTTCACTTGTGTTGTTGGCTATGGAGAAGCTCAGTCCAAGAGCTTCCTTGTAGATTGTGGCTCAAATACTACTACCGAAGTAGATGGAAGAACATGGGTTGGTGATTTATCTCCCAACAAGAGTTTGACCTTGCAAGGATTTGatcctactactactactactactgctGCATCCACTTCGAAACCAAGTTCTGAGATATATAAGACTGCTCTTGTTTTCGAGGCTGTGTTAAACTATACATTTGAAGGCATAACTCATGGGAATTACTTTGTCAGGCTCCATTTCAGCCCTTTCGCCATTGAGAACCACAATGTGAATGAGTCTTCTTTTAGCGTCTATGCAGATGGTCTGAGACTGATGCGTGACATCAACATCCCTGGAGAGATCGCGCATAAAAATCTCATCTTGCAAAGCTCTAGTCACAATGCTACTGCCTCTTCCTTGGTTAAAGAGTTTCTGTTACCTATCGGACAGGGGAAACTGGTTTTAAGTTTCTTGCCGCAGAAAGGGTCTTTCGGGTTTGTCAATGCTATTGAGATAGTTCCTGTTGATGATAAGCTTTTCAAGGAATCAGTTACTAAAGTGGGTGGAAGCGAAGTGGAGCTTGGTTTGGGTGGACGTGGGATCGAAACTATGTATAGGCTAAACGTTGGTGGTCCTAAGCTAGGTCCAAGCCAAGATCTTAAGCTATATAGAACATGGGAAACAGATTCAAGCTACATGGTGATTGAGAACGCTGGTGTAGATGTCACGAACAGCTCAAATATCACATATGCTTTTCCTAATGAATCGCCTGTGGCTCCTCTTCTTGTTTATGAAACTGCTAGGACGATGACGAACACTGAAGTCTTGGAGAAACGGTTCAACATATCTTGGAAATTTGAAGTGGATCCTAATTTCGATTACTTGGTGAGGCTTCATTTCTGCGAGCTTGTTGTTGATAAGCAGAATCAGAGGATATTTAGGATATACATAAACAACCAGACAGCTGCTGGTAACTTTGATATATTTGCTCACGCGGGAGGGAAGAACAAAGGTATATATCAAGATTACTTTGATCCGGTCTCCTCTAAGAACGACATTCTCTGGATTCAACTCGGACCTGACACATCTGTTGGTGCTTCTGGAACTGATGCTCTTCTTAGTGGTCTTGAGATTTTCAAGCTCAGCAAAAATGGGAATCTTGCTCATCTCATCAGGTTTGATTCGACTGGTCACTCGGTAGATGACTCAAAGATGAGGACCATTTGGATCAGTGTTGGTGCTGGTGTAGCAACGATCATCTTTGTCATGTTCTTGGGAATCTTGGTGGTATGTTTCTGCAAGAAAAGGCGAAACAAAGCAAATGAGTCCAAAAATAATCCTCCCGGGTGGCGTCCATTGTTCTTGCATGTCAATAACAGTACTGCAAACGCCAAAGCAACGGGAGGCTCGCTGAGACTGAACACACTTGCGGCATCTACAATGGGTAGGAAGTTTACACTAGCTGAGATTCGTGCAGCTACCAAGAACTTTGATGATGGTTTAGCTATTGGAGTTGGAGGGTTTGGTAAGGTCTACAGAGGAGAGCTTGAAGATGGAACTCTCATAGCTATAAAACGAGCCACGCCACATTCTCAGCAAGGACTTGCTGAGTTCGAAACCGAGATCGTGATGCTCTCAAGACTTAGGCATAGGCATCTTGTGTCTTTGATCGGGTTCTGCGATGAGCACAATGAGATGATCTTGGTTTATGAATACATGGCAAATGGAACTCTGAGAAGTCATCTATTTGGAAGCAACCTTCCTCCGTTGTCATGGAAGCAACGTCTTGAAGCTTGTATAGGCTCTGCTCGAGGATTGCATTACCTTCACACAGGCTCTGAGAGAGGAATCATTCACAGAGATGTCAAgacaacaaacatattactAGATGAGAACTTTGTGGCGAAGATGTCTGATTTTGGGCTGTCGAAAGCTGGACCGTCCATGGACCATACTCATGTCAGTACAGCTGTGAAAGGAAGTTTCGGGTATCTTGATCCTGAGTACTTTAGAAGGCAACAGTTGACAGAGAAGTCAGATGTTTACTCTTTTGGTGTTGTGTTGTTCGAAGCTGTTTGTGCTCGAGCTGTTATAAACCCGACTTTGCCTAAAGACCAGATCAACCTTGCGGAATGGGCTTTAAGCTGGCAAAAACAGAGATCTCTCGAGTCCATCATCGACCCAAATCTGAGGGGAATCTATAGTCCTGAATCGTTGGAGAAGTACGGGGAGATAGCAGAGAAATGCTTAGCAGATGAAGGGAAGAACAGGCCAATGATGGGAGAAGTATTGTGGAGCTTGGAGTATGTTTTGCAACTTCATGAAGCTTGGCTGCGCAAACAGAATGGAGAAAACTCGTTTTCGAGCACCAAGCTTTAG